CTAGCAGATCGTAAAGGGACTACTTCTCACGCTCCGAGAGATCTGCGCCGGTCGTGATCTCTTTGCCCGGCTCGCGAACCATGTTTTCAACTTGACTGCCGGCAGGAGTAACAAGAGGCATTGGTTCGCTCGTTGTGTAGGACAAGATCAGTCATGCTTGTTGGGAGAATGAAGAGTGTTTTCGGTGAGCTTTGGTAATTGAATAGAGTATGTAGATGATAGGACATCCTTAGGAAGAGAGTAGACTTATCTAAGGAAGAGCGTAGACTTGTCTAAAGGAAGTTAAGTATATTCTCCGAGCACTTCTAGAGCAAACCGTTTTCTATTGGAACAATCTATGTACTCCTTTCACCTTTTTGGGATCCACTGGTTGATGGTGATTTGAGGACAATACGGCTACGAGTGCCCCAGGGTATCCGTTTGTaggaggaaaaaaaaaggagcTCTACATCAAATGGGTTCTGTTGAACAAAGTGCCTATAATGGCTGCGGTTGGTTGATAACATACCCTTGAGCCTGTGTGAAAAGTACCAAGGTTGAGACCGTGATTCACAGTCAAATCTCACTGATGCCATCGATTACATCACCCTGCCGAACTGATGGCATCGCCCTGACGAATTCTGTCTGGGTTATTTCTTTTCAGTGAGCTAGATAGCTGGGTGGGGAGGGTTGGATCCCTTCTGTAATGCTCCCGAGGTGTCACATCGAGAGTGTAGCCTGTTGATAAGACTCATGGAAGGGATTTCAGGTTCAAAAGAGTTTAATGATGGTTCTCAGAATAAGATATTCTTGATGACAGCGACCACATCAAGGAACTTGCGGACTGGGAGATAGACTGTGAGTAGGGAGTAACAATTGACATCTCAAAAATTGGGAGGTGTCATGATGGAAGTCTTCTGTCATGAGTTTATGGACAAAGGACACAGTCTAGGCAATATATCAAGGCATTTATCATCTGCAAAGACATTGTCGATTGCTGAGATCTAAAGCACCAAGCCTATCCAATGATGGCTCGCGCTCATGACATGACTACGAGGCGATCCGTCAAGATACCCGAAACATGATCCTTTTATATCCAGCTCCAATCCGTCTAACCCCCACTTTTTATCACTCTATTACACACCCCAATTAACCGACCCCTTACaacttgcccttgagaaggtTCGAAATCATCTCCCGGCCAGTAATGCGCGTCGTGTGCCACAGCGTGGGGAAGTCGAGGGTGCTAGAAAGGCCGTCGgcgaagccaaagaagagcaTGGGGGGGATCCAGCCTCGGGCGTACTCGAGCGCGAAGCAGCTCTCGGGCATCTTGTACTGCTTCACGTCGCCACGGCGGAGGTGGTGGATGCTGCCGGGAGGATACACCTCGGGCTCGTACGAGCCGGGGACGTAGGCCAGCTGGGTGCCGCTGAGGATGTGGAAGTAGTCGTCGGCCGTGTGGCGGCCCGTGTGGCCCTCGGTGCCGATCGCGGTGCCTAAGTTTGTTAGTCAGGGGTTTCTAGGCAGATCAGGGGGAACAAACCAAAGACGATGAGGTACTCGGTCACACTGGCGTGGATAATGTACATGGCGCCCATGGCACCGCCAGCGTTGTTAAACACCCACTCCTCATTGAGGTTGACATGCGCAGGAGTCTTCTCGTTGAGCTCGGTCACGATGTACTCCACCACGGCCCTGGTGTTGTTGCCGTGCTCAGCCAGCGCGCGCTTCGACACGTCGTCCAGGTGCTGCAGATCAAAGATGTAGAACTTGTCGAGGTTCTGCTCCAGCACGTAGAAAACCGACGCCAGGAGAGCGGTCAGGAGGCCGAGAATGCCCAGGAGCCGGCTGATGCCGGACTGAGGCTGCGACTTGGGCATGGCGAATACACGAGAAAGAACGAGTCCACGGGGAGAGAACGTTCAGAGGAGATCACCACGGCTCAATTGACTTGACCAGACACGTTGGGGACGAGGAATTGAAATACGCCGTCTCCCCCAAAACAAGGGGATTTTAGGACGGGACCCTGCAGCTCCGAGAGCTAATCTGCCGCGTCTCACCGCTCGGCGCCCGTGCATCCCGCGTCCCGGAATGAGCCCATTCGCCCTGCCCCGGACCCTCCGCATTCCGAGCGATAATTCTCCGCTCTCGGTTGCGTCCCGGCCCTTGGCGCAATAAACGCCATACAGCCTCCTCGTTTTCGTATTTGTATAGCGTATTCGCTGTCTGTCTATTCGCAATGCGCCTGGTCAGGAACTGGTTCTATTGGTCTACCTATGCTGCCCGCCAAACAAACAAAGACAGCGCctttcttttccctcttcaccGCATACCTTGCCTCGCGTTCTGTTGCACTTCTTTGCACATTATGACCATTGATTGGTAATAGACGCATCAAGCAAACAAAGCATAAACTCCTGATTCCGTAACCGTCCCTGCAAACATGTCCCGTTTGAGTCCGTCTTGATAGTGCTACATGTGGTAAACTCTCTCCCTGTCGTTCATCACCTTGCTTAGTCCATATCAGAGTCACCCATGACCTCCGTACGGTCAGCgtcgtcggcgtcgtcgtcagccctttcctcatcctcgtgGAGAACTGTCTGGTCTTCGACATCATCCATAGTGACATCGCCCATCGTGACATCTCCTGCTGTCATGTCTCCTACTGTGATATCTCCTACTGTGGCATCTCCCACTGTAATATCACCAAGTGTCATGTCACCAAGAGTCACATCGCCATTGGCATCACCGTTGGTGCCGTCATGCCCCTTGCCATCTTCGTGATCGTCGCCATTTCCGTCCTTGTCATCGTCCTCAGCCTTCTTTGGCTTGGGTCGCTTGATGGTAGGGATCACTCCGAGCTCTGCTGCTCGAGGGGCCCAACGAGACAGACGTCGTGTTGATCGCCTCAAAGCGGCGGCATAGGCACTGACTTCCTCGCCAaaatcatcctcctccttggacAGGAGGCACAGCCCTCCCACACCCTTCTCGCGGAACGGTCCTGGCGCCTTATCTCCATAGGCCAAGTTTTGAGGAGCTGAattctcgtcgtcgctgtcttCAAAAGGGTCATCCACCTCTTGAAGTCGTCGATATGCTCGGAAGATTGCACCATCCTTGCGCCTCGACTTTCGACTCTTGTGATGTTGGCGGCGAAGACCACGATCAAGGATATACTCAACCCTTTGGCTCCGATTTCGTTCCACCGCGAGTTGGTGTGCTGTCGGCGGACGAGGCTTTCGAGCGACAACTCCTTCATTGGCGTGATGCGCCGGTGATGAGCCTTCGAATATCTGGTACTTGAGTGGAGCACCTCTCCGGCTAGAGTTAAGGGCGCGACCCAGTGCTCGAGGTGGTGGCGTTGACCTGGTACTATCCATGTCAGATTCGTGCTTCGAAGGTCTGATACGTGGAAGTATCGCAGGCCCATCGTCGGCAAACGATGGTCGCATTTTGCCTCGCTTGGTTTCTCTCTCGTTGAGATAGGCCTGATCCATCTCTAGGATCTTAGCCCGCATCTTCTGCTTGGCCCGGCCGaactccatctcctcctccgtgtCTACGTTCTCCTTTGCCTGCTCAGCGGGCGTCATTTGTGTTAATCGAGGCACACCTTGGTTCGCAACATCC
This genomic interval from Fusarium keratoplasticum isolate Fu6.1 chromosome 9, whole genome shotgun sequence contains the following:
- a CDS encoding C-8 sterol isomerase; translated protein: MPKSQPQSGISRLLGILGLLTALLASVFYVLEQNLDKFYIFDLQHLDDVSKRALAEHGNNTRAVVEYIVTELNEKTPAHVNLNEEWVFNNAGGAMGAMYIIHASVTEYLIVFGTAIGTEGHTGRHTADDYFHILSGTQLAYVPGSYEPEVYPPGSIHHLRRGDVKQYKMPESCFALEYARGWIPPMLFFGFADGLSSTLDFPTLWHTTRITGREMISNLLKGKL